In a genomic window of Falsibacillus pallidus:
- the purF gene encoding amidophosphoribosyltransferase produces MLAELKGLNEECGIFGVWGHEKAAQLTYYGLHSLQHRGQEGTGIVVSDGHALQGLKGEGLVTEVFKQDKLDELNGHAAIGHVRYATAGGGGYENVQPLLFNSQEGGLALAHNGNLVNANALKHQLERQGSIFQTSSDTEVLAHLIKRSGYISMKERVKNALSMLKGAYAFLVMTETELMIALDPNGLRPLSIGMIGDAYCVASETCAFDVVGAEFIRDVQPGELITLSDEGIQSEPFTFSTQKAICTMEYIYFSRPDSNIHGINIHTARKNLGKRLAMETQIEADVVTGVPDSSISAAIGYAEASGIPYELGLIKNRYVGRTFIQPSQALREQGVKMKLSPVRGVVEGKRVIMVDDSIVRGTTSRRIVSMLKAAGAKEVHVCISSPPIKNPCYYGIDTSTHEELIASAHSVEQIRDIIGADSLTFLSVEGTIAGIGRKEEGETCGQCMACFTGKYPTEIYPDTLLPHEKELVR; encoded by the coding sequence ATGCTTGCTGAACTAAAAGGATTAAACGAAGAGTGCGGGATATTCGGCGTTTGGGGACATGAAAAGGCAGCACAGCTGACCTATTACGGTTTGCACAGCCTTCAGCACCGCGGACAGGAAGGGACAGGGATTGTCGTCTCTGACGGCCATGCGCTGCAAGGGCTGAAAGGGGAAGGCCTTGTCACGGAAGTATTCAAGCAGGATAAACTCGATGAATTAAATGGGCATGCGGCCATCGGCCATGTGCGCTATGCGACAGCAGGCGGCGGCGGATATGAAAACGTGCAGCCCCTTCTTTTCAACTCCCAGGAAGGCGGCCTCGCGCTTGCCCACAACGGAAACCTGGTCAATGCGAATGCATTGAAACACCAGCTCGAAAGACAGGGAAGCATTTTTCAGACCAGCTCTGATACAGAGGTCCTCGCGCATTTAATCAAGCGAAGCGGCTATATTTCAATGAAAGAGCGGGTCAAGAATGCCCTTTCCATGCTGAAGGGAGCCTATGCCTTTTTAGTGATGACAGAGACGGAATTGATGATTGCACTTGATCCGAATGGGCTCAGGCCGCTATCTATCGGCATGATTGGGGATGCTTATTGTGTGGCATCGGAAACGTGCGCATTTGACGTAGTGGGCGCTGAATTCATCCGTGATGTTCAGCCAGGCGAGCTGATCACCTTGAGTGATGAAGGGATTCAATCGGAGCCATTCACGTTTTCAACTCAAAAAGCAATCTGTACGATGGAATACATTTATTTCTCCCGTCCGGACAGCAATATCCACGGAATCAACATCCATACAGCACGCAAAAATCTCGGGAAGAGGCTTGCGATGGAAACACAGATTGAAGCGGATGTTGTGACGGGCGTTCCGGATTCGAGCATCTCTGCAGCGATCGGATACGCGGAAGCATCAGGGATTCCGTATGAACTTGGACTGATCAAGAATCGATACGTAGGAAGAACGTTCATTCAGCCGTCTCAAGCGCTGAGGGAGCAAGGCGTGAAAATGAAGCTTTCCCCGGTAAGGGGCGTCGTTGAAGGGAAGCGGGTCATCATGGTCGATGATTCCATCGTAAGGGGAACGACAAGCAGGCGGATCGTATCCATGCTGAAGGCTGCTGGTGCGAAGGAAGTTCATGTCTGCATCAGTTCACCGCCGATCAAGAATCCTTGCTACTACGGAATCGATACGTCCACCCATGAAGAATTGATTGCGTCTGCCCACAGCGTCGAACAGATAAGGGACATCATCGGGGCTGATTCATTGACATTCCTTAGTGTGGAGGGAACGATCGCAGGCATCGGACGGAAAGAAGAAGGCGAAACATGCGGCCAGTGCATGGCATGCTTTACGGGGAAATATCCGACTGAAATCTACCCTGACACATTATTGCCGCACGAAAAAGAACTTGTTCGATAA
- the purM gene encoding phosphoribosylformylglycinamidine cyclo-ligase, with translation MANAYRQAGVDIDAGYETVERIKKHVARTNRLGVMGAIGGFGGMFDLSALGLKEPVLISGTDGVGTKLKLAFMADKHDTIGIDCVAMCVNDIVAQGAEPLYFLDYIACGKAVPEKLEAVVKGIADGCEQAGCALIGGETAEMPGMYAEDEYDLAGFTVGACEKSQIVTGEAIQSGDILIGLASSGIHSNGYSLVRKIFFEQNSFSFDQKVSGLEKSLAQELLEPTKIYVKPVLSVLKQYPVHGMAHITGGGFIENIPRMLPEGLGAEIKLDSWPILPVFNALEQDGNLDREEMFNIFNMGIGFIMAVPRENAGEILDCLSDQGEDAYEIGRVVDGTGVNFR, from the coding sequence ATGGCAAATGCATACCGTCAAGCGGGCGTAGATATTGATGCTGGCTACGAGACAGTGGAGAGAATCAAAAAGCATGTGGCAAGAACGAACAGACTGGGAGTCATGGGGGCCATCGGGGGATTCGGCGGAATGTTCGACCTATCTGCCCTCGGACTTAAGGAGCCTGTGCTCATCTCTGGGACAGATGGAGTGGGCACGAAGCTGAAGCTCGCTTTCATGGCTGATAAGCATGATACGATCGGGATCGATTGTGTGGCTATGTGCGTGAATGACATTGTGGCACAAGGAGCAGAACCGCTTTACTTCCTGGATTACATCGCTTGCGGAAAAGCTGTACCCGAAAAATTGGAGGCTGTCGTTAAAGGCATTGCAGACGGATGCGAGCAGGCAGGCTGTGCGCTGATCGGCGGAGAAACAGCGGAAATGCCTGGGATGTATGCAGAGGACGAATATGACCTCGCTGGTTTTACCGTCGGGGCTTGTGAAAAGAGCCAAATCGTCACAGGTGAGGCCATTCAATCCGGCGACATACTGATCGGACTTGCATCAAGCGGAATTCACAGCAACGGCTATTCACTTGTCAGGAAGATCTTCTTTGAACAAAACAGCTTCAGTTTTGATCAAAAAGTATCCGGTCTTGAAAAGAGCCTGGCGCAAGAACTGCTTGAGCCGACCAAAATCTATGTGAAGCCGGTGTTGTCTGTGTTGAAGCAATACCCGGTTCATGGAATGGCGCATATCACAGGCGGGGGCTTTATCGAAAACATCCCTCGCATGCTGCCGGAAGGCCTTGGTGCAGAAATCAAGTTAGATTCATGGCCGATTCTTCCTGTATTTAACGCACTTGAGCAGGACGGAAATTTGGATCGGGAAGAAATGTTCAACATTTTTAACATGGGCATTGGATTTATTATGGCTGTTCCAAGAGAGAATGCAGGGGAAATCTTGGATTGTCTTAGTGATCAAGGCGAAGATGCGTATGAAATCGGGCGTGTGGTCGACGGGACAGGAGTTAATTTTCGATAA
- the purN gene encoding phosphoribosylglycinamide formyltransferase: MKLAIFASGNGSNFQSIVDAVEKGTLQATVDLLVCDKPGAFVMERAAAAGVPVFSFSAKDYSGKEEYEQEILEKLKSCGVEFIALAGYMRLIGNVLLSAYEKRIVNIHPSLLPAFPGKDAIGQAVEAGVKVTGATIHYVDAGMDTGPIIAQQAVEINDGETEKDIAAKIHEVEHQLYPKTLQQIFEGSGKMFYHGSTVM; the protein is encoded by the coding sequence ATGAAGTTGGCAATCTTCGCTTCTGGCAATGGAAGCAACTTTCAATCGATCGTGGATGCGGTTGAAAAGGGAACTTTGCAGGCAACGGTCGATTTGCTGGTCTGCGATAAGCCGGGCGCATTTGTCATGGAAAGGGCTGCCGCAGCAGGGGTCCCGGTCTTTTCATTTTCCGCAAAGGATTATTCAGGCAAAGAAGAATACGAGCAGGAAATACTTGAGAAGCTGAAGAGCTGTGGAGTTGAATTTATCGCTTTGGCAGGGTACATGAGGCTGATTGGGAACGTCCTGTTATCTGCTTATGAAAAGCGGATCGTCAATATCCATCCATCCTTGCTTCCGGCATTTCCAGGAAAGGATGCCATCGGACAGGCTGTTGAGGCTGGAGTCAAAGTGACAGGTGCTACTATCCATTATGTTGATGCGGGGATGGACACGGGTCCGATTATTGCTCAGCAAGCGGTTGAAATCAACGACGGGGAGACGGAGAAGGACATTGCTGCGAAGATTCACGAAGTAGAGCATCAATTATATCCAAAGACGCTGCAGCAAATTTTTGAAGGATCCGGCAAAATGTTTTATCATGGTAGTACTGTAATGTGA
- the purH gene encoding bifunctional phosphoribosylaminoimidazolecarboxamide formyltransferase/IMP cyclohydrolase: MKRALISVSDKSGIIEFAESLVKLGYEILSTGGTKRVFEENGIPVTGVEEVTGFPEILDGRVKTLHPSIHGGLLAKLSNPAHKEQIESQNIKPIDLVCVNLYPFQQTIANPNVAFEDAIENIDIGGPSMLRSAAKNFETVTVIVDAVDYDAVLAELNVNGETTLKTRQKLSAKVFRHTAAYDSFIAEYLTEQAGEELPEQVTFTYELKQPLRYGENPHQKAAFYEKRLGSNFSIAKARQLHGKELSYNNIHDADAALQIVKEFNEPAAVAVKHMNPCGVGTGATVEDAFSKAFAADPVSIFGGIVAFNRAVDGATATRLHEIFLEIVIAPAFSDEALDILTAKKNIRLLTVPFDHQGGVEKMLTSVEGGLLVQDLDSFSLADADVKVATDRTPTAGEMEALELAWKVVKHVKSNAIVVADKDMTLGVGAGQMNRVGAAKIALEQAGEKAKGAVLASDAFFPMDDTVEAAAKAGITAIIQPGGSIRDEDSIKKANEYGIAMIMTGIRHFKH, translated from the coding sequence ATGAAGAGAGCATTAATCAGTGTTTCAGATAAAAGCGGCATCATTGAATTTGCGGAAAGCCTAGTGAAATTGGGGTATGAAATTCTCTCGACAGGCGGAACGAAAAGAGTGTTCGAAGAAAATGGCATACCTGTTACGGGTGTAGAAGAGGTCACAGGTTTTCCTGAAATTCTCGATGGCCGAGTCAAGACGCTTCATCCATCCATTCATGGAGGACTTCTTGCCAAGCTTTCTAATCCGGCGCATAAAGAACAGATTGAAAGCCAGAACATCAAGCCGATCGATCTTGTCTGCGTTAATTTATATCCATTCCAGCAAACGATCGCCAATCCGAATGTAGCATTTGAAGATGCCATTGAAAATATTGATATCGGCGGTCCTTCCATGCTGCGCTCTGCTGCGAAAAATTTTGAAACAGTTACGGTGATTGTGGATGCCGTAGATTATGATGCAGTGCTTGCAGAGCTGAATGTGAATGGGGAAACTACCTTGAAGACCCGCCAGAAGCTGTCTGCAAAGGTATTCCGCCACACGGCAGCCTATGATTCTTTCATTGCTGAATATTTGACGGAGCAGGCTGGGGAAGAACTTCCGGAGCAAGTGACGTTTACGTATGAATTGAAGCAGCCCCTGCGCTACGGAGAAAATCCTCATCAAAAAGCAGCTTTCTATGAAAAGCGCCTGGGCTCAAACTTTTCCATCGCCAAAGCACGCCAGCTTCACGGAAAAGAATTATCCTATAATAACATTCACGATGCTGATGCTGCCCTGCAGATTGTCAAAGAGTTCAATGAACCTGCTGCTGTAGCGGTCAAACATATGAATCCATGCGGAGTTGGAACAGGGGCGACTGTTGAGGATGCCTTCAGTAAGGCCTTTGCCGCAGATCCCGTCTCCATTTTCGGTGGAATTGTCGCATTCAATCGTGCAGTGGATGGAGCGACAGCAACTCGTCTTCATGAAATCTTCCTTGAAATTGTCATTGCTCCTGCTTTCTCTGATGAGGCGTTGGACATTTTGACAGCGAAGAAAAATATCCGTCTGTTGACTGTACCGTTCGATCATCAAGGAGGAGTCGAAAAAATGCTCACTTCCGTTGAAGGCGGCTTGCTTGTTCAAGACCTTGATTCCTTCAGCCTGGCTGATGCGGATGTGAAGGTTGCAACAGATCGTACGCCGACTGCTGGAGAAATGGAAGCATTGGAGCTTGCATGGAAAGTCGTGAAGCATGTGAAATCCAACGCAATTGTCGTAGCTGATAAAGATATGACGCTAGGAGTGGGAGCTGGCCAGATGAACCGTGTGGGTGCTGCTAAAATCGCCCTTGAACAAGCTGGTGAAAAAGCGAAAGGTGCTGTGCTGGCGTCTGACGCATTCTTCCCGATGGATGATACGGTGGAAGCAGCGGCAAAAGCAGGGATTACAGCCATCATTCAGCCGGGTGGATCCATCCGTGATGAAGATTCCATTAAAAAAGCAAACGAATACGGCATAGCCATGATTATGACCGGAATCAGACACTTTAAACATTAA